In the Syntrophorhabdales bacterium genome, one interval contains:
- a CDS encoding NADH:flavin oxidoreductase: MTHLFESTTINGMTLANRFVRSATWEGLATPEGYTTDALTRLLLDLAQGKVGLIISSHAFVSREGLAAPGQLGIYTDDHVASLKTMVDKVHAAGGRIALQVSHGGRYALKFKDALRIGPSMIESKGEVQCREMTQDEIGEMVNNFALAARRANSAGFDAVQIHAAHGYLVSEFLSPYFNKRTDSYGGAVANRARFLLDIVHAMRREVGARFPLFVKINAQEFLEGGYTVDDMLAVASLLEGASVDAIEMSGGHHVDGIFGTYFPARPTKTGANERPYYLDEARRYKHNIRIPLMLVGGVRSLEWAKRILSEGYADYISLCRPFIREPGLIGRWQSGDESPSTCISDNGCFKPGLEGKGIYCTVAAKER, from the coding sequence ATGACGCATCTTTTCGAATCGACGACAATCAATGGCATGACACTGGCCAACCGTTTCGTAAGATCAGCCACATGGGAGGGATTGGCAACGCCCGAAGGCTACACGACCGACGCACTCACCAGATTACTGCTCGATCTGGCGCAGGGAAAAGTAGGGCTTATCATTTCCAGCCACGCGTTCGTGAGTCGGGAGGGGTTGGCGGCGCCCGGCCAATTGGGCATCTATACCGACGATCATGTTGCTTCCCTCAAAACGATGGTGGATAAGGTGCACGCAGCGGGAGGCAGGATTGCTCTCCAGGTTTCGCACGGAGGAAGGTATGCCCTGAAGTTCAAGGACGCACTGCGCATCGGCCCCTCCATGATCGAGAGCAAAGGTGAGGTCCAGTGCCGGGAAATGACACAGGACGAAATAGGAGAAATGGTAAATAATTTCGCGCTCGCTGCGCGACGTGCCAATTCAGCGGGATTCGACGCTGTGCAGATCCACGCGGCCCACGGTTATCTGGTGAGCGAGTTTCTCTCTCCCTACTTCAATAAGAGGACAGATTCTTATGGAGGCGCCGTGGCTAACAGAGCGAGGTTTCTGCTCGACATCGTGCATGCCATGCGACGCGAGGTGGGAGCGCGTTTTCCACTCTTCGTCAAGATCAACGCACAGGAATTTCTGGAGGGTGGCTACACGGTTGACGACATGCTCGCCGTTGCTTCTCTTCTCGAAGGAGCAAGCGTGGACGCCATAGAGATGAGCGGCGGCCACCATGTCGACGGCATATTCGGAACATACTTCCCGGCGCGTCCGACCAAAACCGGCGCAAATGAGCGTCCTTACTATCTCGATGAGGCACGCCGCTATAAACACAATATTCGCATACCGCTTATGCTGGTGGGAGGCGTCCGCTCGCTGGAATGGGCGAAACGCATCCTGTCGGAAGGGTACGCGGATTACATTTCTCTGTGCAGGCCTTTTATACGGGAGCCAGGGCTCATCGGACGCTGGCAGTCAGGAGACGAGAGCCCATCCACGTGCATATCAGACAATGGCTGCTTCAAACCCGGCCTTGAGGGGAAAGGAATCTACTGCACGGTTGCGGCCAAAGAGCGCTAG
- a CDS encoding FmdB family zinc ribbon protein → MPTYEFNCEKCGNAFSLILSIREYDKERERFRCPKCKSKKVKQAFSPFIAKTTKKS, encoded by the coding sequence ATGCCGACGTACGAATTTAATTGCGAGAAGTGCGGCAACGCGTTTTCCCTGATACTGAGCATACGCGAGTACGACAAGGAGAGGGAGCGCTTCAGATGCCCGAAGTGCAAGAGCAAAAAAGTAAAACAGGCGTTCTCCCCGTTTATAGCGAAGACGACAAAGAAAAGCTAG
- a CDS encoding DMT family transporter, producing MLGILLGLSSAVFFGINSIVARRGVLRVSSDYVATMSIFSGLLFFILVAGLTGDLYGIGGLHWKAYLFWALSGVIHFALGRTWAYRSLQLLGSNRSNIVTSLSPIATVALAMLLLKESVTPLEVLGIIFTLLGPILMLLKEETTTAESSTKSVSHGKEVTARNMLFGVLYGAGAAVFWGSSSIFIKFGLQSGGSPVAGTLIAYAAASVAISPSFVIRADKRREIRGEGVKPLPMAILVGLTTSVAQLLRYLSFGFGSVIVVSLMLRTQPLWILLFAFIFNRQYESFSRWVLIGNGLLIAGTILIISS from the coding sequence GTGCTTGGTATTCTCTTAGGACTAAGTTCCGCGGTTTTCTTTGGCATCAACTCGATTGTAGCCAGGCGGGGAGTGCTCAGGGTAAGCTCTGACTATGTCGCCACGATGTCCATCTTCAGTGGTTTGCTGTTTTTCATACTGGTAGCCGGCCTGACAGGTGACCTCTACGGCATAGGCGGGCTACACTGGAAAGCGTATCTCTTCTGGGCTTTGTCGGGTGTGATCCACTTTGCCCTCGGACGCACGTGGGCGTATCGATCCCTGCAGCTTCTCGGCTCGAATCGTTCCAATATCGTGACCAGTTTAAGTCCCATCGCCACGGTGGCTCTGGCTATGCTGCTACTGAAAGAGAGCGTGACGCCGCTCGAAGTCCTAGGCATCATCTTTACCCTGCTGGGGCCTATTCTCATGCTTTTGAAGGAGGAGACTACCACAGCGGAATCATCCACCAAATCAGTTTCTCACGGCAAAGAAGTCACCGCGAGAAACATGCTTTTCGGTGTTCTGTACGGGGCGGGAGCAGCCGTGTTCTGGGGGAGCAGTTCCATTTTCATTAAATTCGGCCTTCAATCAGGAGGGAGCCCTGTGGCGGGAACGCTGATCGCCTACGCCGCGGCATCAGTGGCGATCAGCCCTTCCTTCGTGATACGTGCTGATAAGAGGCGCGAGATTCGGGGCGAAGGTGTGAAGCCTTTGCCCATGGCTATCCTTGTTGGCCTGACCACGAGCGTTGCCCAACTCCTGCGCTATCTTTCCTTCGGCTTCGGATCGGTGATTGTCGTGAGCCTTATGCTGCGCACGCAGCCACTGTGGATTCTGCTCTTTGCCTTCATCTTTAATCGCCAGTACGAGAGCTTCAGTCGATGGGTCTTGATCGGTAATGGCCTGCTGATCGCAGGCACTATCCTGATCATAAGCTCCTGA
- a CDS encoding DUF885 domain-containing protein: MDHGQGQNKAAVEFDALQREYWERQLREFPELSTWTGDNRYNDRLTDLSLDAVERRKADERGLLERVRGVDTTALSIEDRLSHSLLLWELELAVRAHRFPPVMILNQIWGPQLMFPQLVSVTPFMTGDDYGKYLARLAAFPLYLDQAIGLLHEGIRLGWVQPGEPLRGVPDQIRGQLVTDVEQSALYAPLTRMSEGVPEPEREKLRSAARKLIGDGVFPALMKFLEFVTGTYLPAGDRPVAASSLPDGEAYYAHCVYEHTTSDATPAAIHQTGLEEVRRIRLAMDSAVRETGFEGSLQDFGSFLRTDPRFYFTSADDLVRAYRDIAKRADAELPKLFAELPRTPYGVRVFPDYEAPSQTTAQYYPGAADGSRAGYFMVNTYKLDMRPTFEMEALTLHEAVPGHHLQIARAQELRDLPDFRRNGSYTAYIEGWALYAESLGSSMGFYSDPYSRFGQLTYEMWRACRLVVDTGLHQFGWTRQQAIDYMQENTAKTEQDIAVEVDRYIVWPGQALAYKIGELKMKELRAKAQRQLGSRFDLRRFHNALLDKGPLPLALLEGEINRWVESQLST; encoded by the coding sequence GTGGACCACGGACAGGGGCAGAACAAGGCAGCTGTTGAGTTCGACGCGCTGCAGCGCGAGTACTGGGAACGCCAGCTCAGGGAATTTCCCGAACTCTCCACGTGGACCGGGGACAACAGATACAACGACCGGCTCACTGATCTTTCTCTCGATGCTGTCGAGCGGCGCAAGGCAGATGAACGCGGCCTGCTTGAGCGCGTCCGCGGCGTTGATACAACAGCCCTGTCGATCGAGGACAGGCTATCGCATAGCCTTCTTCTCTGGGAGCTGGAACTCGCGGTTCGGGCCCATCGCTTTCCTCCGGTCATGATCCTCAACCAGATCTGGGGGCCGCAGCTAATGTTCCCGCAGCTGGTATCAGTAACGCCTTTCATGACGGGGGATGATTATGGAAAGTACCTTGCGCGGCTTGCTGCATTCCCTCTGTATCTCGACCAGGCAATAGGACTCCTCCATGAGGGTATCCGGCTCGGATGGGTACAGCCGGGCGAGCCGCTCCGAGGTGTGCCCGACCAGATCCGCGGTCAGCTTGTGACAGATGTCGAGCAGAGCGCTTTATACGCGCCGCTTACGCGGATGTCTGAAGGCGTACCCGAGCCGGAGCGCGAAAAACTGAGATCCGCTGCGCGCAAACTTATCGGTGATGGCGTATTCCCTGCGCTCATGAAGTTCCTGGAGTTTGTGACCGGAACGTATCTCCCCGCCGGCGACCGTCCTGTTGCTGCTTCCTCGCTTCCTGATGGCGAGGCCTATTACGCGCACTGTGTCTATGAACATACCACCAGCGATGCTACGCCCGCTGCCATCCATCAAACAGGCCTCGAAGAGGTAAGGCGTATCCGGCTGGCGATGGATTCGGCTGTCAGGGAGACAGGATTCGAGGGTTCTCTGCAGGACTTCGGCTCTTTTCTTCGCACTGATCCGCGCTTCTATTTCACAAGTGCAGATGATCTGGTCAGGGCATACCGGGACATTGCAAAGCGGGCCGATGCGGAGCTGCCGAAGCTTTTCGCAGAGTTGCCGCGAACACCGTATGGGGTGCGGGTTTTTCCCGACTACGAGGCGCCGAGCCAGACAACAGCCCAGTACTATCCTGGGGCGGCCGATGGTTCACGGGCCGGGTATTTCATGGTTAACACGTACAAGCTCGACATGCGCCCGACCTTTGAAATGGAAGCGCTCACTCTCCACGAGGCAGTGCCCGGACATCACCTGCAGATCGCAAGGGCTCAGGAACTGCGCGATCTTCCCGACTTCAGGCGCAACGGATCCTACACCGCGTACATTGAAGGCTGGGCGCTTTACGCCGAGAGTCTCGGCTCCAGCATGGGGTTCTACTCAGACCCATATTCCAGGTTCGGCCAACTGACGTACGAGATGTGGAGAGCGTGCAGACTGGTGGTGGACACGGGTCTGCACCAGTTTGGCTGGACGCGCCAACAGGCCATCGATTATATGCAGGAGAACACGGCCAAGACAGAACAGGATATTGCCGTTGAGGTGGATCGCTACATTGTCTGGCCGGGCCAGGCACTGGCCTACAAAATAGGGGAGTTGAAGATGAAGGAATTGCGGGCAAAAGCACAAAGGCAGTTGGGCTCCCGGTTTGATCTGCGCCGCTTTCACAACGCGCTTCTCGACAAGGGTCCGCTTCCGCTGGCTCTCCTGGAAGGAGAGATTAACCGTTGGGTTGAGTCTCAGTTGAGCACGTAA